The following proteins are co-located in the Paralichthys olivaceus isolate ysfri-2021 chromosome 10, ASM2471397v2, whole genome shotgun sequence genome:
- the LOC109646281 gene encoding olfactory receptor 6N1-like: MRSNSSLSPLFFHFTLFADHGPLRYLFFCLCLMTYVTIISANAVIFLTVCLEKSLHQPMYIFICFLSLNSLCGSAAFFPRFLVDVLSDSHFISRMSCFIQMYIIHSYKGQEITVLTVMAYDRFVAILHPLHYHSRMTLKMVRHLLIFALFSPVCVFSFFFYLSSRLPLCGNKVHRLFCTIWSVVQLSCVDTTTEDIARQVLVVLYIVVPLFFVLYTYLRILLVCRRSSTEFRGKALQTCLPHIITFLNFCISILCEVSLYTVDEVNTFAIVFLSMEFLIVPPITNPLVYGLNLPQIRGVIFRRVKICKIALAAKPKVQQAQSSDCHTTSY; this comes from the coding sequence ATGAGGAGCAACAGCAGCCTGAGTCCTCTCTTCTTCCACTTCACTCTGTTTGCAGACCACGGGCCCCTCAGATATCTGTTCTTCTGCCTGTGTCTGATGACCTATGTGACCATCATCTCTGCTAACGCTGTCATTTTCCTCACAGTCTGCCTGGAGAAGTCTCTGCATCAGCCCATGTACATCTTTATCTGCTTCCTGTCTTTAAACTCTCTGTGTGGCTCGGCCGCCTTCTTCCCCAGGTTCCTCGTGGACGTACTCTCTGACTCGCACTTCATCTCTCGTATGTCTTGTTTCATCCAGATGTACATTATCCACAGTTATAAAGGACAAGAGATCACTGTTCTCACTGTCATGGCCTATGACAGGTTTGTTGCTATTCTCCATCCGTTACACTATCACAGCAGAATGACGTTGAAGATGGTGCGACATCTTCTGATTTTTGCGCTGTtctcccctgtgtgtgttttcagcttctttttctaTCTCAGCAGTCGTTTGCCTCTGTGTGGAAATAAAGTGCACAGGCTTTTTTGCACCATCTGGTCTGTGGTTCAACTCTCCTGTGTGGACACGACCACGGAGGACATAGCTCGTCAGGTTCTTGTTGTGTTATACATCGTTGTCCCCCTGTTCTTTGTCCTGTACACGTACCTGCGTATTCTGCTGGTGTGCAGGAGGAGCTCGACTGAATTCAGAGGGAAGGCGTTACAAACCTGCCTCCCCCACATCATCACCTTTCTGAACTTCTGCATCTCCATACTGTGCGAAGTTTCACTTTATACAGTTGATGAAGTCAATACATTTGCCATCGTTTTTTTATCTATGGAGTTTTTGATCGTCCCCCCCATCACTAACCCTCTGGTTTACGGCCTGAATCTGCCTCAAATCAGAGGAGTCATTTTTAGACGTGTGAAGATTTGTAAAATTGCTCTTGCTGCTAAACCAAAGGTCCAACAGGCACAAAGCTCTGACTGTCACACAACTAGCTACTGA